One window of Pyxicephalus adspersus chromosome 4, UCB_Pads_2.0, whole genome shotgun sequence genomic DNA carries:
- the HNRNPU gene encoding heterogeneous nuclear ribonucleoprotein U isoform X2, whose product MSSPVNVKKLKVSELKDELKKRRLSDKGLKAELMERLQAALDEEVEAGGTGVLGGGADEGGDVEGADMEAGAGDEEEEEEEEGMEVGGENGGDAEQEEEANEEQPNEEQAAAQDDENGDDQGFQEGEEELEDEDEGIPVGLEEEEDEDGGNENGGAKEEAKQEAESVPSGPRPLMAIKVDEAGAAGRGEGKDKDKKRGVKRPREDHGRGYFEYIEENKYSRSKSPQPPVEEEDEKVDDTNVLLDTYNCDLHFKISRDRLSASSLTMESFAFLWAGGRSTYGVSKGKVCFEMKVTEKIPVKHLYSKDLEVHEVRVGWSPSSCGFILGEEEHSYGYSMKGSKSSNTVAEEYGEKFDENDVITCMANFDGDELELSYAKNGQDLGVAFKVDKEGLSDKALFPHVLCHNCAVEFNFGQQAEPFFPLPEGYTFIQNVALEDRVRGPLGPEEKKDCEVIMMIGLPGAGKTSWVTKHTEENPGKYTVLGTNNIMEKMMVGNKKTTDPSKLNALLQRAPQCLSKFIEIAARKKRHYILDQTNVSQAAQRRKMCLFAGFQRKAVVVCPTDEVYKERTQKKAEVEGKDLPEHAVLKMKGNFTLPESSECFDEITYVELQKEEAEKLVEQYKEESKKALPPEKKQNTGSKKVNKNKNKSRGGMQHGHGGHRGRGGGGYNMRGGNFRGGAPMNRGGFNRRGGNMPQRGGGGGGGAVGYPYPRAPVYHNRGGGGGGYGNRGNFSRGGGGAGAVMPNRGNYNQNFRGRGGNRGFKNHSQGYNQWQQQGGTSLLHDIT is encoded by the exons ATGAGCTCCCCGGTGAACGTGAAGAAGCTGAAAGTGTCAGAGCTAAAAGATGAACTGAAGAAGAGGAGGCTGAGCGATAAAGGGCTGAAGGCCGAGCTCATGGAGAGGCTGCAGGCCGCCTTGGACGAGGAGGTGGAAGCTGGCGGTACCGGTGTGCTCGGAGGAGGCGCCGACGAAGGCGGTGATGTTGAAGGCGCTGATATGGAAGCCGGTGCCggggatgaggaggaggaagaagaggaggaaggtaTGGAGGTAGGCGGGGAGAATGGAGGCGATGCCGAGCAGGAAGAGGAGGCCAATGAGGAGCAGCCCAATGAGGAGCAGGCCGCTGCTCAGGATGACGAGAATGGGGATGACCAGGGATTCCAGGAGGGAGAGGAGGAACTGGAGGATGAGGATGAAGGCATTCCTGTTGGcctggaagaggaggaggatgaagatggcggcaatGAGAACGGCGGCGCCAAGGAAGAAGCCAAACAGGAAGCGGAGAGCGTTCCCAGCGGGCCCCGGCCTCTCATGGCTATCAAGGTGGACGAGGCGGGAGCTGCGGGCAGAGGCG aagGCAAGGATAAAGATAAGAAAAGAGGAGTGAAAAGGCCACGTGAAGATCATGGACGTGGTTATTTTGAGTACATCgaagaaaacaaatatagcaG GTCCAAGTCACCCCAACCACCAGtggaggaggaagatgaaaagGTGGATGACACAAATGTCCTCCTTGATACAT ATAACTGTGACCTGCACTTCAAGATTTCACGGGATCGCTTAAGTGCCTCTTCCCTCACTATGGAGAGCTTTGCTTTCTTGTGGGCTGGTGGCAGATCTACATATGGTGTTTCTAAAGGCAAAGTCTGCTTTGAAATGAAG GTCACAGAAAAAATTCCAGTAAAGCACCTGTATTCTAAAGACCTTGAAGTCCATGAAGTGCGTGTTGGTTGGTCCCCAAGTTCATGTGGTTTTATTTTGG GTGAAGAAGAACATTCTTATGGCTACTCCATGAAAGGATCTAAATCTTCAAACACTGTAGCGGAAGAATATGGCGAGAAGTTTGATGAGAATGATGTGATCACTTGTATGgct aattttGATGGTGATGAATTGGAGCTGTCTTATGCAAAAAATGGTCAGGATCTAGGAGTGGCATTTAAAGTTGACAAAGAAGGTCTTTCAGACAAGGCTCTCTTCCCCCATGTTCTTTGTCACAACTGTGCTGTAGAATTCAACTTTGGTCAGCAGGCTGAGCCTTTCTTCCCACTTCCTGAAGGATATACATTTATTCAGAATGTGGCACTAGAAGACCGTGTGAGAGGGCCCCTAGGACCAGAAGAGAAAAAAGACTGTGAG GTAATCATGATGATTGGTTTGCCTGGAGCAGGAAAAACATCATGGGTAACCAAGCATACCGAAGAAAATCCTGGAAAGTATACTGTCCTTGGAACAAATAACATCATGGAGAAAATGATG GTTGGTAATAAAAAGACAACTGACCCTTCCAAGCTGAACGCTTTGCTTCAAAGGGCTCCACAATGCCTAAGCAAGTTTATTGAAATTGCTGCCCGGAAGAAGAGACATTACATTCTTGATCAG acCAATGTGTCTCAGGCTGCTCAGAGGAGGAAAATGTGCCTGTTTGCAGGTTTTCAACGCAAAGCTGTTGTTGTGTGCCCAACTGATGAGGTGTACAAAGAAAGGACACAGAAAAAGGCTGAAGTTGAGGGCAAAGACCTTCCGGAACATGCTGTACTTAAAATGAAAG gcaATTTTACTTTGCCAGAAAGCAGCGAGTGCTTTGATGAAATTACTTACGTGGAACTGCAAAAAGAAGAAGCTGAGAAACTCGTAGAGCAATACAAAGAGGAAAGCAAGAAAGCTCTTCCCCCTGAGAAGAAGCAAAACACTGGTTCTAAGAAagtaaacaagaacaaaaataagTCCAGAGGAGGCATGCAACATGGTCATGGAGGACACCGAGGCCGTGGAGGTGGAGGATATAACATGCGTGGTGGAAACTTCCGCGGTGGAg ctCCAATGAATCGTGGAGGATTCAACAGGAGGGGCGGTAACATGCCACAGCGtggaggtggtggaggaggaggagcagtTGGATATCCATATCCTCGTGCCCCAGTCTATCACAAcagaggaggtggaggaggagggtATGGTAACCGTGGAAACTTCAGTCGCGGTGGAGGTGGCGCAGGAGCTGTAATGCCAAACCGTGGAAACTACAACCAG AATTTTAGAGGAAGGGGAGGCAACCGTGGCTTCAAAAACCATTCTCAGGGGTACAACCAGTGGCAGCAACAGGGCGGC acTTCACTTTTGCATGATATCACTTAA
- the HNRNPU gene encoding heterogeneous nuclear ribonucleoprotein U isoform X1 yields MSSPVNVKKLKVSELKDELKKRRLSDKGLKAELMERLQAALDEEVEAGGTGVLGGGADEGGDVEGADMEAGAGDEEEEEEEEGMEVGGENGGDAEQEEEANEEQPNEEQAAAQDDENGDDQGFQEGEEELEDEDEGIPVGLEEEEDEDGGNENGGAKEEAKQEAESVPSGPRPLMAIKVDEAGAAGRGEGKDKDKKRGVKRPREDHGRGYFEYIEENKYSRSKSPQPPVEEEDEKVDDTNVLLDTYNCDLHFKISRDRLSASSLTMESFAFLWAGGRSTYGVSKGKVCFEMKVTEKIPVKHLYSKDLEVHEVRVGWSPSSCGFILGEEEHSYGYSMKGSKSSNTVAEEYGEKFDENDVITCMANFDGDELELSYAKNGQDLGVAFKVDKEGLSDKALFPHVLCHNCAVEFNFGQQAEPFFPLPEGYTFIQNVALEDRVRGPLGPEEKKDCEVIMMIGLPGAGKTSWVTKHTEENPGKYTVLGTNNIMEKMMVGNKKTTDPSKLNALLQRAPQCLSKFIEIAARKKRHYILDQTNVSQAAQRRKMCLFAGFQRKAVVVCPTDEVYKERTQKKAEVEGKDLPEHAVLKMKGNFTLPESSECFDEITYVELQKEEAEKLVEQYKEESKKALPPEKKQNTGSKKVNKNKNKSRGGMQHGHGGHRGRGGGGYNMRGGNFRGGAPMNRGGFNRRGGNMPQRGGGGGGGAVGYPYPRAPVYHNRGGGGGGYGNRGNFSRGGGGAGAVMPNRGNYNQNFRGRGGNRGFKNHSQGYNQWQQQGGQYWGQKPWSQQYHQGYY; encoded by the exons ATGAGCTCCCCGGTGAACGTGAAGAAGCTGAAAGTGTCAGAGCTAAAAGATGAACTGAAGAAGAGGAGGCTGAGCGATAAAGGGCTGAAGGCCGAGCTCATGGAGAGGCTGCAGGCCGCCTTGGACGAGGAGGTGGAAGCTGGCGGTACCGGTGTGCTCGGAGGAGGCGCCGACGAAGGCGGTGATGTTGAAGGCGCTGATATGGAAGCCGGTGCCggggatgaggaggaggaagaagaggaggaaggtaTGGAGGTAGGCGGGGAGAATGGAGGCGATGCCGAGCAGGAAGAGGAGGCCAATGAGGAGCAGCCCAATGAGGAGCAGGCCGCTGCTCAGGATGACGAGAATGGGGATGACCAGGGATTCCAGGAGGGAGAGGAGGAACTGGAGGATGAGGATGAAGGCATTCCTGTTGGcctggaagaggaggaggatgaagatggcggcaatGAGAACGGCGGCGCCAAGGAAGAAGCCAAACAGGAAGCGGAGAGCGTTCCCAGCGGGCCCCGGCCTCTCATGGCTATCAAGGTGGACGAGGCGGGAGCTGCGGGCAGAGGCG aagGCAAGGATAAAGATAAGAAAAGAGGAGTGAAAAGGCCACGTGAAGATCATGGACGTGGTTATTTTGAGTACATCgaagaaaacaaatatagcaG GTCCAAGTCACCCCAACCACCAGtggaggaggaagatgaaaagGTGGATGACACAAATGTCCTCCTTGATACAT ATAACTGTGACCTGCACTTCAAGATTTCACGGGATCGCTTAAGTGCCTCTTCCCTCACTATGGAGAGCTTTGCTTTCTTGTGGGCTGGTGGCAGATCTACATATGGTGTTTCTAAAGGCAAAGTCTGCTTTGAAATGAAG GTCACAGAAAAAATTCCAGTAAAGCACCTGTATTCTAAAGACCTTGAAGTCCATGAAGTGCGTGTTGGTTGGTCCCCAAGTTCATGTGGTTTTATTTTGG GTGAAGAAGAACATTCTTATGGCTACTCCATGAAAGGATCTAAATCTTCAAACACTGTAGCGGAAGAATATGGCGAGAAGTTTGATGAGAATGATGTGATCACTTGTATGgct aattttGATGGTGATGAATTGGAGCTGTCTTATGCAAAAAATGGTCAGGATCTAGGAGTGGCATTTAAAGTTGACAAAGAAGGTCTTTCAGACAAGGCTCTCTTCCCCCATGTTCTTTGTCACAACTGTGCTGTAGAATTCAACTTTGGTCAGCAGGCTGAGCCTTTCTTCCCACTTCCTGAAGGATATACATTTATTCAGAATGTGGCACTAGAAGACCGTGTGAGAGGGCCCCTAGGACCAGAAGAGAAAAAAGACTGTGAG GTAATCATGATGATTGGTTTGCCTGGAGCAGGAAAAACATCATGGGTAACCAAGCATACCGAAGAAAATCCTGGAAAGTATACTGTCCTTGGAACAAATAACATCATGGAGAAAATGATG GTTGGTAATAAAAAGACAACTGACCCTTCCAAGCTGAACGCTTTGCTTCAAAGGGCTCCACAATGCCTAAGCAAGTTTATTGAAATTGCTGCCCGGAAGAAGAGACATTACATTCTTGATCAG acCAATGTGTCTCAGGCTGCTCAGAGGAGGAAAATGTGCCTGTTTGCAGGTTTTCAACGCAAAGCTGTTGTTGTGTGCCCAACTGATGAGGTGTACAAAGAAAGGACACAGAAAAAGGCTGAAGTTGAGGGCAAAGACCTTCCGGAACATGCTGTACTTAAAATGAAAG gcaATTTTACTTTGCCAGAAAGCAGCGAGTGCTTTGATGAAATTACTTACGTGGAACTGCAAAAAGAAGAAGCTGAGAAACTCGTAGAGCAATACAAAGAGGAAAGCAAGAAAGCTCTTCCCCCTGAGAAGAAGCAAAACACTGGTTCTAAGAAagtaaacaagaacaaaaataagTCCAGAGGAGGCATGCAACATGGTCATGGAGGACACCGAGGCCGTGGAGGTGGAGGATATAACATGCGTGGTGGAAACTTCCGCGGTGGAg ctCCAATGAATCGTGGAGGATTCAACAGGAGGGGCGGTAACATGCCACAGCGtggaggtggtggaggaggaggagcagtTGGATATCCATATCCTCGTGCCCCAGTCTATCACAAcagaggaggtggaggaggagggtATGGTAACCGTGGAAACTTCAGTCGCGGTGGAGGTGGCGCAGGAGCTGTAATGCCAAACCGTGGAAACTACAACCAG AATTTTAGAGGAAGGGGAGGCAACCGTGGCTTCAAAAACCATTCTCAGGGGTACAACCAGTGGCAGCAACAGGGCGGC CAATACTGGGGTCAAAAGCCATGGAGCCAGCAGTACCACCAAGGATATTATTGA
- the COX20 gene encoding cytochrome c oxidase assembly protein COX20, mitochondrial gives MADKVDENPKEESYKLLWLLDVKKTPCARESVLYGSVGSLVVGVGNFLATSRIRRSCDMAVGGFILTTLGFWMYCRYNHAKLLIQQRRVQEGIKMKIIYEGSTKDPSISNSQKSDSDH, from the exons TCATACAAGTTGTTGTGGCTCCTTGATGTGAAAAAGACACCATGTGCACGCGAGTCAGTATTATATGGCTCAGTCGGTTCTTTGGTGGTTGGAGTTGGGAATTTTCTTGCAACAA GCAGGATCAGGCGCTCCTGTGATATGGCTGTTGGAGGATTTATCCTTACCACTCTTGGTTTCTG gatGTACTGTAGATACAACCATGCAAAACTCCTGATACAACAAAGAAGAGTACAGGAGGGGATTAAAATGAAGATTATTTATGAAGGTAGCACTAAGGATCCGAGTATCTCGAACAGCCAAAAAAGTGATTCAGACCACTAA